The following coding sequences are from one Sciurus carolinensis chromosome 11, mSciCar1.2, whole genome shotgun sequence window:
- the LOC124959049 gene encoding olfactory receptor 5B2-like, translating into MENRTEVTEFILLGLTSDPGLQLLLFLTFLLIYTITLTGNLGMILLIVLDSCLHTPMYFFLGNLSLVDLCYSSAVTPTVMAGLLPGDEVISYNACAAQMFFITGFVTVENYLLTSMAYDRYAAVCKPLHYTTTMTTRVCACLIIGSYVSGLLIGSFYIGDTFSLTFCKSNMVHHFFCDIPAVMVLSCSDRHMNELVLLPVCAFNVVFALIVISISYIFIFTTIGKMRSGAGHQKALSTCASHFTAVSIFYGTTIFMYLQPISSHSMDTDKIASVFYTMLIPMLNPLVYSLRNKEVKNAFSKVVFVTK; encoded by the coding sequence ATGGAGAACAGGACAGAAGTGACAGAGTTCATCCTGCTGGGACTGACCAGTGACCCAGGTCTGCAACTTCTCCTCTTTCTGACGTTCCTGCTCATCTACACCATCACTCTGACTGGGAACCTGGGGATGATCCTGTTGATTGTCTTGGACTCCtgtctccacactcccatgtacttcttccttggcAACCTGTCTCTGGTGGACTTGTGTTACTCTTCAGCTGTCACTCCCACAGTCATGGCTGGGCTCCTTCCTGGAGACGAGGTCATATCCTACAATGCTTGTGCTGCTCAGATGTTCTTTATTACAGGTTTTGTTACTGTTGAAAATTACCTCCTGACCTCAATGGCCTATGATCGCTATGCAGCAGTGTGTAAGCCCCTGCACTACACCACCACCATGACAACCAGGGTGTGTGCGTGCCTCATAATAGGATCCTATGTCTCTGGTTTGTTGATTGGCTCCTTCTACATTGGGGACACCTTTAGTCTCACTTTCTGTAAGTCCAACATGGTTCACCATTTTTTCTGTGATATTCCAGCAGTCATGGTTCTCTCTTGCTCTGATAGACACATGAATGAGCTTGTTCTTCTTCCTGTATGTGCTTTCAATGTGGTTTTTGCTCTTATTGTTATCTCAATATCATACATATTCATTTTTACCACAATTGGAAAGATGCGCTCAGGTGCAGGACATCAGAAGGCTCTTTCCACCTGTGCTTCCCACTTCACTGCTGTCTCCATTTTCTATGGGACTACCATCTTCATGTACTTACAACCCATCTCCAGTCATTCCATGGACACTGACAAAATCGCATCTGTGTTCTATACTATGCTTATCCCCATGCTGAACCCACTggtctacagcctgaggaacaaggaggtcAAGAATGCATTCTCAAAGGTTGTTTTTGTGACAAAATAA